In Kutzneria kofuensis, the DNA window GGACGGGCGGGCCGTGCACTCGTGCGACACTCCACTGTGGTCGGTCGAGGGCAAGGAAGTCGTGACCGTGGAGGGGCTCGGCGACACGCCCCTGCAACGCGCCATGATCGACGAGCAGGCGGCGCAGTGCGGCTACTGCGTGTCCGGCGTCGTGATGACGGCGACCGCCCTGCTGGCCAGGAACTCCTCGCCGTCGGAGACCGAGGTTCGCCAAGCCCTGGACGACAACCTGTGCCGCTGCGGCGCGCACAACCGGATGGTCCGGGCCGTGGTGAAGGCCGCCCGAATCGAGGCTGCCCGGACCGAGGCTGCCCAGACAGAGGCAGCACGGTGATCCCGCCCAATCTGGCGACGAATCCGCGGCTGTCGCACTGGATTTCCGTGCACCCCGACGGCACGATCGACGTCCGTTGCGGGAAAGTCGAGCTGGGACAGGGCATTCTGACCGCATTGGCGCAGATTGCCGCCGATGAGCTGGATGTCGACTACGGCCGGATCCGCATGGTGCCGCTGACCACCGATTCCAGCCCGGACGAGGCGCTGACCGCCGGCAGCCGCTCGATCGAGCACTCCGGCGCCGCCCTGCGCCAGGTCGGCGCCGAGGTCCGGGCCGTCTTCCTTGCCGCCGCCGCAAGGGTTCTGGGGACCGATTCGCTGTCCGTCGTCGACGGCGTGATCAACGGCACGGTCAGCTACTGGGACCTGCTCGACGACGTCGACCTGGACGTGGAAGCGACCGGCAACGTCTCGCCGAAACCCGTTGCCGAGCGGCGAATCGTCGGCACCAGCCCGGCCCGGCTGGACATTCCCGACAAGGTGTACGGCCGTCCGCGGTTCATCCATGACCTGTCGCTGCCCGGCATGCTCTACGGCCGTGTCGTCCGGCCGCCGTCCCGTGGCGCTACCCTGGTTTCGTTGGATGCCAACGAGGCCCTCGCCCTGAACGGCGTCGTCGATGTGGTGCGGGACGGCGACTTCCTCGGCGTGATCGCCACCCGCGAGGAGATCGCCCTGCGCGCCAAGGAGTTGCTGCGCTGCGAGTGGACCGAGCGGGACAGCCTGCCGGATGTCGATGCCCTGTCGGAGTTCCTGATGTCCCGGCGCACCGAGGACGTCACTCTCGTCGATGAGTCCACTGAGGACTCCGGCACCACGACCGTCAGCGCCGTGTATTCAAGGCCGTATCTGGCCCACGCCTCCATGGCGCCGTCCTGTGGCATCGCCCGCTGGGACGGCGACAAGCTGGAGCTGTGGTCGCACAGCCAGGGCGTCTACCACCTGCGCAAGGACATCTGCCGGACGCTCGGCGTCGCCGTCGACCAGGTCACCGTGCACCACGTCGAGG includes these proteins:
- a CDS encoding (2Fe-2S)-binding protein, producing the protein MSDETFRLLVNGAEVTVEADRDTPLLYALRNQLGLKGTRFGCGLGLCGSCNVVVDGRAVHSCDTPLWSVEGKEVVTVEGLGDTPLQRAMIDEQAAQCGYCVSGVVMTATALLARNSSPSETEVRQALDDNLCRCGAHNRMVRAVVKAARIEAARTEAAQTEAAR